The following proteins are co-located in the Pomacea canaliculata isolate SZHN2017 linkage group LG8, ASM307304v1, whole genome shotgun sequence genome:
- the LOC112569886 gene encoding integral membrane protein GPR137B-like encodes MKVKVTADLFPNTGWRADTEHRQLVFTLAAHHNPTSHDTNRLHGTSIPRTASVKVSDVWKYPTMLSYKESIDEIPTSTSIYPTLKPALSPSVEINITIVYITLYALLFLFVYVQLWMIWYYRHKRFSYQTVFLFCCLVWSGLRTTLFSFYFEDCELANDLPISLYWLLYCFPVCLQFTMLCLLVLFFAQVVFKAKAKYEPSRYKKPLRVLMVAAVALFVASNVACAVVIRVHQNLYKSVPMYLLYMRVAINDSLFMMLGIVLAVCIFRVAKMSSSSLVLEAKGTSVCQAVVVSTLIVLLFTSRAVYNFITISPLLKKELPDFGYDWVNVSDQADTVKNLSQSFAYISFGIVLFIWEVLPITVVVLFFRVKRQQTAAALTDFSSGSYGSKVFFFDNPRRYDSEDDLSRVGTRSPLTSGYHSINYSSSSRGTPRGTPIMPTGSFPGSISGSSSRTDYGAIVRSGNLTNVSRSPLHTSVLIPPPRSASVTLPPGVAMNSPSEALMASRHHAVMALPENAIINPPTRAILSAPTLQRLPIHVYSS; translated from the exons aTGAAGGTGAAGGTCACAGCTGATCTATTTCCAAACACAGGATGGAGGGCGGACACTGAGCATCGACAGCTCGTCTTCACACTCGCAGCTCACCACAATCCGACATCACACGACACTAACAGGCTACATGGCACGTCCATACCCCGGACGGCGTCAGTAAAAGTCTCAGATGTGTGGAAATATCCAACCATGCTGTCGTATAAAGAATCAATTGACGAGATACCGACTTCAACGTCGATATACCCGACTCTCAAACCTGCGCTGTCGCCCAGCGTGGAGATAAATATTACCATTGTCTACATCACTCTCTACGCGctcttgtttctctttgtgtatGTACAGCTGTGGATGATATGGTACTACAGGCACAAGCGATTCAGTTATCAGACAGTCTTCCTTTTTTGCTGTCTTGTGTGGTCTGGACTTAGAACCACGCTGTTTTCGTTTTACTTTGAAGACTGCGAGTTGGCCAATGACTTGCCGATATCGTTGTACTGGCTGCTGTACTGCTTCCCGGTCTGTTTACAGTTCACTATGCTGTGTCTACTCGTATTATTTTTTGCACAG GTTGTGTTCAAAGCAAAGGCAAAATATGAGCCATCAAGATACAA AAAACCCTTGCGAGTTTTAATGGTGGCAGCTGTGGCGCTGTTTGTGGCCTCAAACGTGGCTTGTGCAGTGGTGATCAGAGTTCACCAGAACCTGTACAAGTCAGTTCCAATGTATCTGCTGTACATGAGAGTTGCCATCAATGATTCTCTTTTCATGATGTTGGGCATTGTCCTGGCAGTCTGCATTTTTCGTGTGGCCAAGATGTCTTCCTCAAGTTTGGTGTTAGAAGCCAAG ggcACCAGTGTCTGCCAAGCAGTGGTTGTGTCTACTCTTATCGTCCTGCTTTTCACATCACGGGCTGTCTACAACTTTATTACCATTTCTCCACTGTTGAAAAAAGAGCTGCCTGACTTTGGCTATGACTGGGTCAATGTTAGTGACCAG GCGGATACAGTGAAAAATCTGTCTCAGAGCTTTGCCTATATTTCATTTGGCATTGTGTTGTTTATATGGGAGGTTCTACCAATTACTGTTGTTGTCCTTTTCTTCCGTGTCAAGCGACAGCAGACTGCTGCG GCTTTGACAGACTTCTCCTCAGGAAGCTACGGATCCAAGGTATTTTTCTTTGACAATCCTAGGAGGTATGATAGTGAGGACGACCTGTCTCGAGTGGGAACAAGAAG cCCATTAACAAGTGGCTACCACTCCATCAACTATTCTTCCTCTTCCCGTGGCACACCAAGGGGCACACCAATCATGCCTACAGGAAGTTTTCCAGGAAGCATTTCTGGCTCTTCCTCAAGGACGGATTATGGAGCTATTGTCCGAAGTGGCAACCTCACCAATGTCAGTCGGTCCCCGCTACACACTTCAGTCCTTATTCCACCCCCAAGATCAGCTAGTGTGACCTTACCACCAGGTGTCGCTATGAATTCACCATCAGAAGCACTCATGGCATCACGGCATCATGCAGTCATGGCACTTCCAGAAAATGCCATCATAAACCCCCCGACACGGGCCATCCTATCAGCACCCACTTTACAGCGACTGCCAATCCATGTTTATTCCTCATAG